In Dama dama isolate Ldn47 chromosome 22, ASM3311817v1, whole genome shotgun sequence, the genomic window GGAGGcgccagcagtggccacaggctccTCCAGGGCAGGCGGGAGCAGGAGGAGGCGGCCTCAGGAAAGCAGCGGCTGCGGGCCTGCGGCATGCAAGGCCCCACTTGGTGGGCTTGTGGCTGCCGCACTCGTGCCCCGCGTTCGGAGAAACACAGCGGTCCTGGCTGAGGCAGCCCCGTGCCGGCGCCGTAGCAAGGGGCCCAGTTTGCGCTGGCACACTCGGAGGACACTCTCCGCAGCACTGAAGGCTGTGGGTGTGAGAACGACGCAGGCTGAGGACAGGGCCCCTGTCGGCCCCCACGGCACAGGCAAATGGCAGGAAAAGGCCCATCCTGCCCGGAGCTGGGCCCCGTCCCCAGGCCCCTGCTCGGGCGGCACTCCGTGGCTGGGCTACGGCGCTGTCACCACACTGTGCTCGCCGTGGTCCACACTCCAGAGGCGGTAGAACTCGGCAAAGTCCACGTAGGGCTCCACGCGGCCGTCCTCGCCGGGCGGGAGGGAGTGGGCGGGCCGGGAGCGGAAGAGGCCCCCGTCTGAGCTGGAGCTGCTGCTCTGGGTGTGCGTGTTGGTGGACTGCAGGGTCAGGGTCGGGCTCTGGCTGTGGGCACGACAGGGGCACGTCAGTCACGGGCCTTGGCTCCCGGCCTGGGGACACAGAGCGCCTGCCCTGGCCAATCCCTCCGGGCACAGGGCTCTCTGACAAAGGCCATCACGAGAGCCAGCCCGGCCAGATGTTCTTTAGGgcagatgaaaagtgaaaggcattTGTGAAGTTCTAGCTACAAGTAGCTATTTAAATTAACTGGAATTAAGCAAAACAGACCACTCACTTCAGTGCTCAATAACCATGGGTGGCTAGCGGCTACTGTGCTGGACACAGAACATGTCGCCCTCCAAGCTGTGCTGAGCTGGACGCCATCCATTCCAGCCTCTCTGAATCCATCCTACTCCAGACCCCATTGACCACAGGGAGGCCAGGATTCTTCTCCCAGAAAACCTCCTCACTCCTTCTTCCTCTCACTGCTGGGTGGGCCAGGCCCCCCCAGGCACCCACCCTCAGAGCCTGTAATGTCTGGGAATTACCTGCCAGCCCACCGTCCTGCAAACGCCCCATACTGCCTAGCACTCAGCACTGGGCCAGCTCCGGGGGCCCGACTAAGCTCCAGTGCAgggtggaggaaagaggctgtttGGAGCCCTGCGGAGCCAGAGGCACAGAAGAACGGCTGGTCTCCCTGCCTGGTCTGGGATGACCGCTACCACTCCCCGCCTTTGTGGACACAGCTGGTGGCTCCTCTGCGGGGGCGGGGAGATGTCCCATCACTCAGCGGCCTGGCAGCCCGCTTGAGCCCACAGTGGCAGTGGTGGGGGGAGGCGGGCAGGGAGCCAGAGAGGCCCCCTGCGAGATAGAGGGAAACCTTCCTGGTGGCCCTTTCAACTGGCCAGCTCCTGAGTGGGCTGGGTGTGGCATCTCTATTATTCTGTGCGGGGGGTTGGAATGTGGAAACCAGATCCTACCCCCTGCTGTGGTGGCTGGTGGAGGGGGACACACTCCCCAGAACGGAGGGGGTGGGGCGGACACCAGACCTGTCTGGCAGGTCTGCCCTGCAGAGTGAGGAGGGGGCCTACCCGCCACACCCCCAGGCTCCAGACCCCCGAGCTGTGGCCACCTCTCCCCAAGCCTGAAACTAGAGGCCTCACTTCAAAGTTAACACTGGACACTTTAGTCAGAGTGCACCGGCTCCCACGGGCCAGCACAGGTCAAACAATGCCCCACAAGCACGGGTGCCATGGGGTGGCCTCCCAAACCACACACTCCAAGCCGGGAGCAAAGAACAAGAGGAGAACATTCCTattaaatgaaaactgacccgCGGCACCTGCAGGAAGAAGTGAACAGCAGGCTGTTGGCATGAACCGCCTGTCCCCACCCCACTCTGCCCGGCTTGGGGGAGCTGCTGGAACCGGATCTACGCAGGCCTCCCCAGGGATGTGGAGTTGGGAAGTTCGAGAGGAACAAGACCCTACAGGATGCAGCCTGTGGCCACTCCATCCAGGGACCGAGGGCTGTCCTCGGGAAGCAGGCCTGCCTGAAAGCGGCTGGCGGTGGGCGTGGGTGCTTACTTGGTGAGGGTGGGAGTGGCCTCGTCCAGGGTGGAGGCGCTGTGGGCCCCGTTGACCAGTTGGCCCTGGGAGGGCATGACGAGGGACAGGGTCACGCTGGTCTTGCTGGTGCTCTGGGCGCTCGAGTAAGGCACGGACACGGGATACACGCGTCCTCCGGCGGCTGCGGGAGGAAGAGAGTGGTGGGCCACGGGGTGCGGCTGGTGGGGAACCCTGGGGTGGCAGGAATAGGACTGCGCCGGGGGCTGAGAAGATAGGCAGGGGCCCAGTTCGGTGCCCTGAGCTCGGCCCTCTGCCCcttgagatggtgaaggagtaTCTGGCAGAGACAGGGGCCTGGCCAGGTGGGGACCTACTCTCAACAGCAAAGCATCGCTGGTGCTCAAGCAGGAGAAACCAGGGCTGCGCTGCCTCAACGAGAGGGTTACTGCCTGGCTTCCCACAACGCTTTAACCCGAGGGCTGAGAATGCTCCTGGTTGAGGCTGGCCCAACAAAAATATGGTTGCAACAACAACCTAATACTGCAGTAACCCCGCTGTCCGTGGGAGAACAAATCTCTCTGTGGAGGCCTGAGTGCTGGGGCTCGcttgtttgaaaaaagaaaaggaaacgcAGCCTCAGGAACTGACGGCCTTGACACTACACAGCACTGGGAGGGAGGGCAAAAGCGCAGTCGCCTCTCTTCCTGGGCAACTCGATTCAGAATGAAATCACCTCCAGCACACCCGACTGTGCCTAGGTCCCTTCCTTCTAGGGCCTCGGTGTCCTTTCTGTAAGAGCTCGTTAATGAGGATGTAAGGAAACACGCAGCTGAGGTGCCTGGTGCAGAGCAGGCCCTGGGCCAGCGGGTGCCATGGTCCCAGAGATGCGGCCCGTGGCGCTGCAAAGTGCTTCCCGTGGCTCAGGTCTTTTGGGGGAGGCCAGGGCAGAAGGTACTGTCCTGGTTTCACAGACAAAAAGGGAAACGTAAGCGCAGCTCAGAGAGCTTTCAAGTCAGAACCCGACCTGGAAGTGCTCAAAGGCAAGCCTCCCAACTCCACTCCGCCCAAGGCAGCAAGGCCCAAGGCCTCAGCCGCTCTGCCCGACTCCAGCCCTGGACAGCGGCCTGGGATGCCTTCCTGTGCACGGGGCATACATActtggggctggggagggtgcGGACTGGCTCATCTCGCCCAGGGGATAGCCAAAGTTCCGCACCAGCAGGGTCATGTCCTCATGCCTCGGACAGAACTTGGCACGCTCCCCGCCACTGGCGAAGGTGTCGCTGTGGATCCGCTTCACCCGGTCCACCACGGCCTGGGCCACCGCATCGAGCGAAGTCTGCTTGGCGAACTCCGTGTCAATCATGGCAGCgatctcctgggggtggggggggcgggcacCAACCCAGTGAGGAAAGAgcagtcccagggactgcagGCCCCAACTGCACAGTCTTCACAATCTAATCAGGACACTTAGGGGTCACCAGCCAAGCCTGTGATCTGAGCTTCTCAAGGTATTCAGGATAATTCTCCTGGAACTTTCTCATTAGAGAAGATATGACCTTGTGATTTCTCCGATTTTTGGCTTTCAAACCAAAACAATAGGGGAATAACATCCACCTCGCTGCATTACAATGAGGATAAAATGGATGTGAGGGCACTTTGGAGACTACTAAAAAGCCCAGTATAAACTGTCATTATGATTAAGCTTGCTTTCCTAGAACAAACTTACTACAGGAAATAATACGCCATTTTTGTCAGAAACTGAGGATACAGGATGAAGACAGGGTCCCTGTCCCCAGAAAAGTCCAGTGTTCAGTGCATTCTAGAAGCCAGAAGAAGACACTACATAAtcttattgtgaagattaaagaaatgaaaaaaaaaaaatcacactgctGGCTGCAGTCTCTTGGGAGGTAGGAGGGCAGAAGCAGGTAACAGGAAATGACCCGGGCATGGTCCAGGGATGTGGCAGAGATGGGCTCAGCTCCATCACTGACCAGCTATGTCACCTCAGACAAGACCCTGGACTCTGTGAGCCCCAAATTCCCTAATCTGACATGGCAGTGAGCCCTTGCCCCCACTACGTTATCAGGCAACTGGAAGGAATGAGATAAAATAGGTGAAAAACCTAGAACACAGGTGGTAAGAGACAGTTAGGCACCTAAGACTTACCCTTCTTATTTCTCATTAGGATAGAATCACAGATGGAAGGAGCAGCACCAGCTGAACTTCCCTGACCAACCCCGCCAGCCAAGGTCTTCCCTTCAAGATCATCTTTCAAGTGGCTGCCTCGAGTCCCACTTCAGAGACATACACACTCTGAGGCAGAGGGGAAAAGCAGCATCTCCCACGGGCTGAGGACCTATGTCTGCCTCGCCCGGCCCTCACCGCAGCCCCACAAAGTTAAGAGGTCAGGATCCTCGTCTTAGAAACAAGGAACAAACTATAAATCGCCTACAGctcaaagaggaaagtgaaagaggcagtGGAGTGGGAAGTGGGCAGGCCACACGAGTCCTTGTCTGGTGCTCTGTGTACCAGGCTGCACCCCTGCAGGCCAGGCCCTTCCCGGACAGGCTCCAGAGCCATGCCAGCCTTCACTTCCCTCAGCCTCTTCACTGAGGCTCTGCTCAGGGCCCTGGGGACTGACACTGCTTCAGGCCCGGAAGAGCAAAGCTTTTGGGTGGGATGGGTTTGCTTGGAACACTGGGCTTTTTCTTCCCCCAGCATTGAACACAGCGATGTCTGGCAAAGCATTTGGGAATCAGAACTCTAGGTCCCTGATTACTTTAGAGCTGAGCAGGAGAGCTGACTGCGGCCCCCGGGGAGCATGCCACCCTGCGGGCTGGTCAGCTACACTCTGCCCACGCCCAGCTCACCTGGTTGGCCTGCCCAGGCCCGTGGGCTGCCTCCAGGGCCTTGTACAGCCCCTCGGACATCAGCACCAGGAAGCCCGTCACCCCATCCAGGGGCTGTGCACCGTGGATTTCAGGCTCCGCGATGATTGGCTTGGACTTGGCCGCACTGTGGGAAGAGAGCAGAGGGGAGAGTTGTGCTTGGAATGGGCCCCGGGACATTTAGCCTGGTGAGAAGAATCTACACCcagaatgtaaaataaaacacacttctgacaagagaaaaagaaatagaggaaagagcAAAACCAAGAAAACAGACCTGTCTTCTGAGGACAGCTGCTAAAATAAAGCTCAGAGGGCCAGGAAAGTCAGTGGGCAGCTGAGGTCAGAACAGCCAAGGTCAAAGGCCCAATCCTGGCCCCACTCCACATCTCCTGTCCATAAAGAAGTCCACATCTCCCCGAAGCTGACCTAGAGTCCACATACACTCCAGCCGCAAAGGGACCATGGACTGATGGCCCATCAGAGCTGGTCAATGTCAGGAAGTTCCAACACATGCACGCAGGGCAAGGATGAGGGGACGTTCCTGGCAATAGGATTTAAAAGAGTGAGTCTAGAAACACCCCAAAGTCCATCAGCAGGGGCAGGTTAGGTGGGTGCTGACAGCTGGCACTGGAATCCCAGTAGCAGCGACCGACATTGCGGTAGCCAAGACCGCAGGCGTGCAGGATAGGAGAGCACACGCCTATGCTGAAGAGAGTCAGGTGCACGACACGGCACGGGATGCGAGTATCTGTGGGTGTTTTAAAAAGAACCTGCCCCCTCCCTGCATCCACCacacacccaccacacacacacacacacatacacacacacacaagctcatgTGCACAGAAGCCAGCAGCTTCTGAGGAAGGAGTCTGAgcctggggctggaggaagaCCCACTTTTCACTCCATATCCTGGGCATTTCTTGAATCCTTCTAAAATGCAATGTACCTTCCCATAAAGCAAATATAACCCCATGAATGAGAGACAAAAGGCTCCAAACTCGATTATTTAAACATTGTGAGGGTAGGAGTTGCAACACATGTGCCCTAAGACACCAGAtgggcatctctctctctctctctctctcacacacacacagacacacacacacacagtgttctcACAAACAGGGTCGCTGTGATCCAGGACACAAGCTCTGAATCCAGGCTCCCTGGGTTCAAGTCTTGACTCAGCCCATTGTTAGCCTTGAGCCCAAGCAGGCCACCCACTGTCTGCGtgtgtcagtttcctcatatgaaaATATCTTTGGGGCAGAAACAGCACCCACCTCACAGGGTCTGATTGAGGATGGAATAAGAGAATGGATGTGAAGAACCGGGCACAGGCTTAGACGAAGGCTCACAATTATCACCCTCTCCCGTCTGCTATGAGGACTGGGTGTCGCCCAGCAGGGATAATCCACCCGGCGCCCCCACCTTGGCCTCAGCCATGAGAGCACTGACCAACAGCCTTCAGTCCGTTTCTGCCCACACGAGGCAGCTCATGCCAACTCTGGCCTGCCAGGCCCCGTGGCACTGGATGCTGCCCGTGGCTTTGACCCAGCTCCCTAACTGACCCCTTGCCAGCCTGGTCTACAGGATCCCGAGTCCTGGCCTGCTGGGTCCCGGGCCTGCCCCACACCAGCCTCTCTGGAAGGATGAAAGAATCTCCTTGGGCTCTGAACTACCTCAACTCTACCTCTTGTCTCCAGCGCCTACAATCTGTTATCTGCCCCTGGGCCTCTGGTCTTCCAGATAAACGAGGGGCGGCTGGGCCAGTGCTTACCTGAGGAGGTCGATGTCAGTGTACCCGTACTTGACCTTGTAGTCCCCGATGCGCCTGGTGCTCTCCTGCCCACAGATGACCCCCACTTGCTTGATCTTTCCTGCATCCAAACCTACCAGAGGGAGAAAAACACAACTCAGGCTTTGTTCATAAAGAAgaacccagggacttccctggtggtccagtggttaagaatccgcctgccaatgcaggggacgagggttcaatccctggtctgggaagatagcacatgctttggagcaactaagcccaagggcCACAACTACTTAGCCCGCaggccccagagcccgtgctgtgcaggagaagccaccacagtgagaggcCCGCAGGCCACAGCTAGAGACCAGCCTCTGCTCACCACCGCCagagaaagcccgcgtgcagcAACAAGGACCAGCGCTGCCaaaaccaacaaataaaaaaaaaaaaagaaaagaaaagaaccaaaaGCGGACGACACAGACATATCCGCAAAAACAAAGCAATGGGGACCCACTGAACAGGAAGTGAGGTCACAGCAGGGAGCCTCGGAAGGCAGCTAACCCCAAGTCCCCCAGTGTCCCCAGCCCCTCTGCTGTCGGAACACGCCTGGCTGAGTCCCTCCCCAACGGGAGACGAGATCCAGCACCAGCCAACCCAGCCCCCTCTGCGGCCTGAGCTCACAGCGGAGGGCGGGGGTGGCCGTGGCGGCGGCTGGAGTCCCAGGACTTCTTTGGCCTCTCAGGCTCCACCAGCAACAGTGAGTAGCAGGGACACTTGGAAGCAATCCACATGTGATAATGCTTTCAACCCTTACACCATCCTGAGTGTTACTATAATCCTCGTTacacagaaggggaaactgaggcacagaaaactTGAGTAAGATCCCAAACCACCAGTGAGCAAGTGGCAGCGCTGGGATTCAACCCCAGGCAGGCTGGTCCCAAGCCCAAGGTCACAGCTCTTCCACGCTGTGTCTCTCTCTACACAGCCACCAGAAGGTGCAGAATGAGCCACCGGGtttgacccccaccccccagagcccTCAGCCCGCACCGCCCCCCCTCACTCACCCAGCTGCGAGAGCCGGAAAAGCTCATCCTCATTCTCTGTGGTGTGGTCCACGTTCAGCTGTGTCACCTGCAGGCCATCCACCGTGGATTTGCATAGAAGTGCACGGTTTGTACCTGCAGCAGAATTTGAGCAGCTGAGCTAAGACTGAGAGCACAGCGAAGAATAGGACACAttgtaaaaaaagagagagagaaaaggcaggCATCTCACACACGGAACTTCatcaaaagagcaaagaaaacagGCTCAGACCACTGGAGTCACTAGTCAGGGAGAGCTGATGAGATTAAGGAATTAGTTTAAACTTTCCCAGTGTCAACTAAGGACGATTATGATCTTAATAAGAGACCTTTTTTCTAAGGAGACACACTGCAATATTTACAGACAGCGTGACAGGGTCAGGGTTTGCTTCACAACAAGGCAGGGACAGAGGGCTACGGATGAAATGAGACGCCCGGGGAAGGGATgttggggctgggagaggggcaCACGGAAGTTCATGAAATGCTATTCTGTTTATACTTTTGAGTTTTTCTCATAATTAAATCttaagggaaggaggaagagaagagggaccGTGTCAGTGGGATCTCTCCGGAGCCCCTACAGTGGCCTCCACCCGGGGGGCACCAGCTTCCCAGGTTCCCACATGGCCCTTCTTGGCCCACAAACCCCACCAGCCCTGGGACCTTGCCGCACCTAGCCCACCGTGGTCCCTTTCACAGGACGCCAGGTGGGTCTTCCACAGCCCAGCAGCCTCTCCCAGAAGAGGAAGCCACCGAGGTAGAGCAGAGAGGGGATGCAACTCCCCCGGCCACAAGCCAGTTAGGGCCAGAGCAGGGGCTAAAGCCAGGATGCCCGCCTCCCAGCAGCTACCTCAAACACTCTGGGCTGGGACCGATATTGTGTGGAATAACGAGAAACACCCAGAGGCCTCAGGACACTCGAGCTGCAGGTCTTCTGTGTCTGGGGAGCAGGCTGGCTGCCCAAAGGACTCCTGGATCCTCAGGTGACTCTCCCCCACCGCCCAGCCCTGGGACAGGCAGGCAGCTTACCGACATTGGCCACATAGAGCCTGTTGTTGAGAAGAACTGCCACGACAGCCATGGCTCCTCCTGAGATCTCCTTCTCCAAGGCCTTGAGTCTTTCGAGGATCTTCTGATACTGAGGAGGCAGCTGGTGCTGAGGGACACCCTAGAAGCCATCATGGGGGGTTCAGAGTAGGCCAGGGCCTGGGAGACCGCCTCACCCACCTGCCCTCCCTTAAAGAGCGAGCATCCGAGGCCCGGCTGGGAGGGAAGCTGGCCACAGCACCAGAGCAGATGTCTTTCCAGACAACCAGGCACGACCTCACTTGTCCCGGCAGCCCCGAAGGAGCCAAGGCAGGACATGAGCAGGCCAGGGACGAGGCCTGGGCTGATTCGGGCCAAGGACCGACCTGACAGGGGCTTCTCTCACACCCCTGCCCACCCTAAGCAGAGACTCAGAGCACGGCTGCTCACAGCTGGCCAACAAGGTCCCTAGAGGACAGAACCATCACCCACCCACATCCCATCAGGAACTATCCCCCTAATGCCTGCTGCTCTGGCCCAGCTGTGTCGATGGCGTGGGAGGGACATAGCAGATGAGTCCGTGCTCCAAGCAAAGCCgggccttccttctccaggggcacaGGCTGGGGACATTACCTCGGGTAGCTGGGACTGGAGGCTCGCCTTCTCAGCCAATGCATCATCAATGGACTCCAGGAAGCTCCTCTCCACCACATCAAAAGCCTGGAGGTAGGGGACAGGGAAGCAAAGGCAGGTTCAAATACCACTGTCACCGGAGGCTGAAACGCCCCTTACTGACAGCAACAAGTCATATCCAGTGCAGGTCACCACGCGATGGGGCTTCACACAGGGCACTGCAGACACTGCTGCTCCTGCAGAGCAAGGTCTGACAAAGGCCGCCCCCTGGGGCTGGTACCTTCCGGGCGGCATCgcagagcaaccagggaagcaagAGACGGCAGAGAGGCTCACAGCACAGGCTTGGAGTCAGGCCGCCGGGGGGTTAATGTCAGCTCTGCGCCTGCTGGCCAGTCTCAGCCCCTCATGGATGACACAGAGGAAGTGCTGCCCCGAGAGTGACTAAGAGCATCCGCCCGAGCACCCAGCCTGGCTCAGAGTGAGTCTAGGTCAGTGACAGCTAGCGTCACTGCCACATCCTGAGGACCCCCTGACACGGGCCACGCCGCCACCTTCCCCAGGGGCAGCAGCTGACAGTTCCTGGCACTGGTCCTGGGTGATCAGGCCTTTGGGTGGCAAGGCAGGAAAATAGCTGTGAATGCTGCTCTCAAGGAACCAGAATCCACCATTCTCATCTACAATTAAATGCCTCTGGACTTGCTTCCAAAAGGAGATGCCAGGAGCAGAAACTCCAGAACCGCAGCAAGCAGGAACGCAGAACTGGAAAATGACACCAGCCAACCAGGAGTGAGGGGCGCAGGGCCCTGGAGCTGCGATCACCGAGGCTGAGCATCTGAGCCTCATGGAAAGAAAGGGGTCACCCTAAACACCTTGCTTCTACCAGGGCTCAGCaactcccaccccagccctgggtcCAAGGTGACGCCCGTAAGCCCTTCCCCAGGAGGATCTCTGGGCCAACCCTGGAAGTCACAGTCGGCCCGCCCGAGCCCGGTACCTGCAGCAGCACCCGCCGCACATCGGCCTCGGTGTGCTCAGCATTGAGCTGGCCCAGCAGGAGCTCCGCCGACAGCCGCTGGGCCACAAAGTTGGTCACCCGGTTGCCATCGTAGCCGTTGAAGACCCCATACAGGAAGCAGTTGTTCTCACTCCTGGCAGAGAGACAGGGCAGGAGAGGCCTGAGACCAGGGCTTCGCGGAAGACTGACTCTAGGTCCAGAGTGAGGGGATGAGGAAAGCAACCAGGGAGACAAAAGACACAGCGGCTGTGGCTTTAAGTGAGCATCTCGGTCCCCACTCTGGCCATGACCTTCTGGGATGCCCTCTGCCCCCCGGAGCAGGCCCTTGGCTGGTCTGAGGTCTAGATGCGGAAGGGACAGCAGCAGACACCACCTCCCGTGGGCCACGCTGCACTGTCAAGCCCCACGCAAAAGAGCTGCCAAACCGCTCTTCTTGAAAGCCTGCTTCTGCCGCCCAGCAGAGCAGCGGCGGCACCTCACCTGAACTTGAGCCAGTTGTCCTCTGGCGGATGGCTTTCGGTGCTCTTGCCGTCAGCGGAGTAGCTGCGGTTGGAAGCTGAGCCGACCCCCGAGAGGTGGCAGAGCGGCAGGTCGTCCGTCCAGCTGGGCTGCTGCTCCTGGGAAGGACACCAGGACACCAAGATGCCTTACCTTCTTGCCCAGGGCAGACCCCAcctcatcttctttttcttccccagcaAAAACCTAGCAAGCCCGGAGCCCCACCCAGAAGGTTCCACTTCCTCCTGGAAAACAATGACGCGTGTATGAACAAACACCTGCAGAAGGATTTGCATGGTTTCCGTCTAATCCACAAACGGTCCCCAAGAAACCTGAAAAAGACTGGAGTCCCCAAACGCAAGGCTCAGCAGTGGTCTCCAGGAATGTGCTCCACTACGGATGGAGCACGAGTCAAACACACGGACACAAATGAAAGAAACTCATCGTGCAGAGCTCGCTGGTGGTCCCCACCTCACACTGCAGTCCCTCGGGCACTGGTTCAAACTGCAGATTTCCAGGCCCCTCCCAGAGTGTCTGATCCTGGTGGGCCTCAGACTGTCTGCAGTATAGGCAGCTCTTCCCAGGGGGCTGATTCAAGCCACCCAGAACCATACCTTGAGAAACTGACTCAGCCTCAGTCACTCTTCCTGGTACTAGGGTCTCCACCCCTGGTTCCTGCTTCACCCTGGGGTCCAGGCCCATCTGTGTCCACCCCCCACATGCTTCTCTACTAAGACCAGATGCTTGGCGTGCCCTGTCCACATTTCACTCTTTCTTCCTGTGTGGAACAGCCTCTTTGTCTAATAATTCTCCACGTCCTTCGGGACTCTGGCTAGCGAGTCAccacctccaggaagtcttccttcaGGAAGATCTTCCCCCAGGCTTGGTTGCCAGCCCTCTTGTGTATCCCTACTACACCTGATCCCCCCAACCCTGCCTGTGTCTGACTCCCATTCTACCCCATAGGTCTCAAAGCAGGCTATTCAGTACAACCAAGATGGAGCTTTAAAACATGCACAGAACTGTCCAGGAGCCAGCTCAGACAGACTCTGCATTTCCTCAGTCTCCTTGGGGGACACTCTGAACACCTGCATTCTCTAAGCCCCGGAAACGACCCTGACACAAAGCCCAGGTGTGATCCACGGCATCTCACTGGAAGCCTCCCCTCCACCCAGCCCCCACCGGGGAGCTGTGCCTGGTTCATACAAGCATGCCCGTGCCCACCATGCTGAACTAGAGCAAACTACAACAGCTGGGAAAATCCAAGTTCAGCTCACGGAGAGTAAAATTTGGATTGAAACCTTTACTGAAAATTGAACAAGCATGAATACTGTGCACAACTTCTTACAAGTCAGCAGTCACAGTCTTCAAAAAAGGATGTGAAAACCACTTCAGCAGGCTTTTGCAATCAGATATGTAAAACACCTGTGGTTTAGCTCTTGTGGCACATttcatcttttgtttatttacatACTGACAGGGAGGGactttatggctttttttttttttttccattttaattgctTCTATGCTGCATTTATTTCAGCATTTTTAGTTGTATGCTTTGCACCATGGAGCAACTTCAGCAGGCTGTGGGAGttcgtttttatttttaaattagcctATAGTAACATTGCCTTTCTGGTGGGTAGGTCTATGAATTTTAACACTTGTAGAGATTTGTGTAACAAACCGAGACACAGAACAGCCACAACTGAGACAAGGAACAGCCCAGCAACCCCAAACATGCCCCCCAGGTGCCCCTTTGGAGCCACACCCTCCActaactcctggcaaccaccgACCTATGCCCCATCACTATGCAGTCTTTTCAAGAACGCCATAAATGAACTCACGTGGTACATAACCTCCCCCTCGTTCACTGTGGTTAACACACAGAAGATAAGCTTTATCATCGTAACCATTTCTAAGTGTGCATCTTACTGCTATTAAATAACTTCCCAACGGTGTacagcatcaccaccatccatccccaTAACTCCTTCCATCTtgtgaaactctatacccatcaAACAAAAACTCTCCattctccccctcctccagccccaggccaCCACCACTGTACTCCACGTCTTTTAAGTGCATAACCTTTTGACGCTGGCTTCTCTCGCTCAGCTTTATGCCTTTGAGATTTACCCAAGTTGGTGCCTGCATCAACAGTTGGTCCCTTTTTATTGTAGAGCAGTATTCTATCATACGCATGTAGTagagtttatccatttatccccTGAAGGGCATctgggctgtttccagttttggGCAATTATGAAGAGAGCTATTATAAACACTCACAGGCA contains:
- the TAB1 gene encoding TGF-beta-activated kinase 1 and MAP3K7-binding protein 1, which produces MAAQRRSLLQSEQQPSWTDDLPLCHLSGVGSASNRSYSADGKSTESHPPEDNWLKFRSENNCFLYGVFNGYDGNRVTNFVAQRLSAELLLGQLNAEHTEADVRRVLLQAFDVVERSFLESIDDALAEKASLQSQLPEGVPQHQLPPQYQKILERLKALEKEISGGAMAVVAVLLNNRLYVANVGTNRALLCKSTVDGLQVTQLNVDHTTENEDELFRLSQLGLDAGKIKQVGVICGQESTRRIGDYKVKYGYTDIDLLSAAKSKPIIAEPEIHGAQPLDGVTGFLVLMSEGLYKALEAAHGPGQANQEIAAMIDTEFAKQTSLDAVAQAVVDRVKRIHSDTFASGGERAKFCPRHEDMTLLVRNFGYPLGEMSQSAPSPAPTAGGRVYPVSVPYSSAQSTSKTSVTLSLVMPSQGQLVNGAHSASTLDEATPTLTNQSPTLTLQSTNTHTQSSSSSSDGGLFRSRPAHSLPPGEDGRVEPYVDFAEFYRLWSVDHGEHSVVTAP